The segment TGATGCGCACGTACTTGGCTTCGCCGCGGGTTTCGGGATGGCGCTCGCCGTTCGGATCCCAATCGACGCGCTTGAGCGGATAGGGCACGCGGTTCTTCGAGTAGACGCGCTTCTTGTACGCGTACTGCAAGGGGGTGGGAAGCGTACGGGTCTTCGGCTCGAGCACCGCCCCGTTGCGGGCCGTGATCTTCCAGGGACGCATGCTCTCGTACTCGTATTTCTCATCGTAGTGCATGGGGCGTATCCGCAGGATCTTCCCGTCTTTCACATCGACGGCAGCGGAGTTGGAGCCCAATCCGAAGCCGCAGAGACCCAAAGATTTGTATACCGTTTTGCCACCGGTTTCTGGCATTGCTTCTCCTTCCTCAAGACTTTCGTTCGCACGATGCATCCCTGTCGCTTTTCGCGCTCAGCGGGTAACGGGGCGCACCCGTCAGGCATCCTGCTTTCCTTCGACTGCTTGGTTTTCGCATGATCTCAAAGCAAACAAGCAAGCGCGCCGTCTGCGTTGCCGCAAGACGAAAACGCGCCTCTCCCCCTTTCGCCGCCTTGTGTAGTATGATGGTGCCGGCGCTTTTGCCGAAGCCCGGCGCCCCAGGCGCGTCTGCCAGGACGGAACCTCGTTCGAGTGTATAGGCCCCAGCCCCGACGGGCTATACCTCGATTCGCTTGAAAGACCCCGGATGCATACCGCATGCTGAGGTAATCGCCGAGTTGAAGGACGAACTATGGAAGCCAAGAAACCGAAAGACGCCGCCGCAAAAACTGCCTCGTCCCCGCACAACGCAACGATGTCCCCCGTCTTGCAAGCCCCCGTCCGCACGACGAGCCGAACGGCCGCCGACCCCATCGGCGCCGAGCCGGAAAAGGAAGGCGAGCCGCCCGCATGGGCGCGCTACACCAACATCCCCTTCAGGCTCTTGGGCTACGGGATCTTGATGGGATGGCATTTTCTGCTCATCTACTTCTCGACGGCTGCGGCCGCAACCGAACCCGATGCGCACGTGCTCCTTCTGCGGCAGCTCACCTTGAACGCCGCCTTGGCGGTAACGTTCATCGGCCTCTCGCTGACGGGACGGGCGCCTCAGGTTTTGAAACCGCTTCTCTCCCTACCCGCGATATCGGGGGTGGCGGCAACGGGCACCGCCGCAACGGCGGGAATCATATACGCGCAGCTCTTCGGAGCGAACATCGCCACCGTCGCATGCATGGCCGTCGCAGGAGCCTCCGAGGGGCTGCTGCTGTTCGCGTGGCTGCACTTCTACTCCGAAACGGAGACGAACTACGCAACGCAATACATCGCGACCTCGATCGTCATCGGCGCGTTGGCGGCGTTCTTCATACGCCATCTCACCGTCGAGATCGCGTGGGGCTGCTTCGTAACGCTGCCTGCGATATCGGCCGCCATGCTCGCGATCAGCATCCGCCAAACGCCCGTCCGCAGCGCCGACCGCGGGGGACGCGGACTGACCGACCACAAAGGCGCCGTGCGCCCGCTTGTCGCCTGCGCGGCGAACCTTGCCGTGTTCAGCGCGGCGTTCGGCTTTCTACAGGGAAGCATACTGCCCGACGGCAACACCGTTTTGGCCGCCTTCACCCCCAATGCGGCCATCGGCGCGGCCGCTGCCGGGGCGATGGCCATGGTGGTATACAGGAAGATAGCGGGTAGGCGGGCACCCGAGTTGCTGCGCCGGGTGTCCATCGTGGTGTTCGCGGCCGGCGTCATGGGGGCGGTATACCCCTGGGCCCCCGCGAAGGAGATCGCGGGGATGGCCATCATGGCCGGCTTCATGATCGTCGACATCACAAGCCTCGTGCACGTCGTGAAGGTCATTCGCTCCTACGACATAGCCTCGGCGTTCGCCATCGGGCTCAATCGCGCGGTCGAGTACTCCGCGTTCGGCGTATCCATCGCGGCGGGAGCGCTGCTCGCCCGCACGGCGGGAGCCGACCCCCTGTATCCGCTTTACGTGGGCGGCGCGGTGACGATACTCACGCTGGCCTACGTCATGGCGTGCATGGGCGGCGGCCCCCTCGACTGGATCGCTTCCCTGTTTCCGGAAAAGGCGCTTGCCGAAGAGGGCGAGGAAACGCTCTCTTCATCCCCTCATGGGGCGGCTGCCTCCAACGCTCCTTGCGATGCCAGGCCCGGACAGCTGACGCTCGGATACTTCAGGCTGAAGTGCCGCGCGGTGTGCGAGCAGTCCAACCTCTCGCCGCGCGAATCGGAGGTGCTCGTGCTCATGGCGAAGGGGCGCAACGCCGAGTACATACAAAACGCCCTGACGATATCGAACTACACCGCGAGAACGCACATCGCCAACGTCTATCGCAAGTGCGACGTTCACTCGCTTCAGGAGCTCATCGACAAAGTCGAGCAAACCGACGTCGAAAACGCCTGAAGAGCAGCATCGTTTCCTTCCGCCTACTGCTTCTTGCGTGAGGCGAAACCGCATTTAACGCAAGCCGCTCGATGCCGTTTAGGCGCAGGGCGGCTATAGTTTTGCCATGGGTTGCTCTGCCAGGACAGCGCCGTTGAGTCGCACTTCACAACAACGTCACTCGAAAAGCTGGGAGGTACCATGAGCGAGAAAGATCAATCGTTTTCCATGGGTCGTCGATGGTTGGTTTTCTCCATCGTCTTCATCATCGGAATTCTGTCGGCGTACAGCATGTTCAAAGCGCCGCCTTTGTTTTCGACGATCATTCCCGAACTCGGATTCACTGACGAGAACATCGGATGGGTCATGTCTATGTTCTCGATCATCGGCGTCGTGCTTGCATTCCCGGCAGGCGCGATCCTCGCAAAGCTGGGTATCAAAAAGAGCCTCGTCATCACTGCCGCGAGTTTGGCCATCGGCAGCGCAATAGGGGCCGTAGCCAACGATGTTCCGGTTCTTTTGGCTTCGCGTTTCATCGAGGGAATCGGCATGGGCTTGATTTCGGTTGTCGGGCCGGCCGCCATTGCGACCATCATCCCGCGTGCGAAACAGGGTCTGGCGATGGGCATTTGGTCGGTATGGTTCCCTGCAGGCACCGTTCTCGCGTTCAACACCGCCCCCGCGCTGGCCGCAAGCCTCGGATGGCGCTCGGTATGGTGGGTCGCCGCAGCGCTTTGCCTGGCGGCCCTCGTATTCGCGCTGGTATGCTATGCGCAGCCGCCGGCCGAGAAGGTCGAAGAAGGGCACGTTGCGGGAGGCATCACACGCAAGCCCGACATGTTCAGCATCATGATGGTCGCCATAGCGTTCATGACATGGAACGCATTCAACGCCGGTGCCATCAGCAGCTTTTACCCCACGTTTTTGGCCGACGTCCATGCGATGGACCCCCAAACGTCGGGCTTCGTCGCAAGTATCACTAACCTGTGCGTACTGGCGCTCGGCCCCATCTCGGGCATCGTATCGGACAAGCTCGGCACGCGCAAAGGACTGCTCGTGTTCGCATTCGTGGGAGCAGTCGTATTCTTGACGTTCGGTTTCTCCGACAACCTCGCGCTCATCTACGTGTTCGTGATCGGGTTCGCATTCTTCTCGGCGTCGTGCGCGACGGGCACGTTCTCCATCATCCCCGAGCTCACGCACCAGCCCGAAAAGATCGGATTCAGCATGGCCATCGTCGCATTTCTGCAAAATCTCGGCATCGTCATCGGCTCGGCCGTCTTCCCGGTAGTCGCCGCCGGACTTGCCTGGGACTGGAACACCGCCTCGCTCGCATTCTGCGTACCGCTGGCTGTCGTCGGATTGATCTGCGTCATCCTCGTACGCGAGAAAGCGAACCGCAGCTGATCGACGCGGATTCGAACCCTTTGGCCGCTTTGGCTCACCTGCGAAGCCTCCGTGCGCAGCGCAGTTGGGCAGGTTGATTTCGACAGAAGGAGGTAGGTATGGACCGAGCGGAATTCATGGCACTGGACCCGTCAAAGAAGGCCGAAAAGCTGAACGCGCTTATCGCCGAAGGCAAAAGCCAAAAGGAAGCTATGGATGCCTGCAACGTCACCATCAGGGATCTCATGGCGACGCAGGTGCTTTTTTCAAAATCAGAAGGAGCATTCATCTCCAAAGCAGTGGGTGGTTTTTCGAACTTCCACAGCGATACGACCGCCGAAGCTGCAAAGTAATGGTTTTTTGCGATTGCGGAAGCCACGCGCATCCAGCTGAGTTGTCTGCGTAACCGCTGGTCAAGCGATGGTTATCCCGTATCGCATGAGTATTCTTTTTATCGCATTGCCGATAAGAGAGGAGGCACAATGTCAAGAGAATCGATCGTAGAAAAGCTGAGCGAGCGCCATGAGGGGGTGGAGCATTTCTACACCACGTGCCACAACAACGGTTGCTGGGATGCAACCTGCCTCATAAAGTGCAGCGTGAAAGACGGCAAGATCGTCTCCATCGAGCCGGACGATTCCGTGAATGCGGGCGTTGCGCGCGAAGATGACGACGAACAAGCCGTGCAGACCGGCATGCTCCAAGCCCGCGCGTGCCCCATGGGGCACGCATGGCGCCAGGAGCTGTACTCCGAAGATCGCCTGCTGTACCCCATGAAACGCGTCGGCGAAAAAGGCGCGGGCAAAGGCCACTTCGAACGCATCTCCTGGGAGGAGGCGCTCGACACCATCGCGAGCAAGATGAAGCAGATGGCGGAAGAGAACCCCGACAACCCGTGGCTGTACTACTGCTATTACGTAGCGTTCGAAAGCTCCGATTTTCCGTTCGCATCCTACATGCCCGGCACCATCACCGGCTGGGGCGACCATTCCACCTCAGGCGGTGCTGCAGCTGAAGATTTCCATCTGGGCGTTCGCCTGACCGACATCCTGATCAAAGGCACAAGCGACGCTTACCCCGGCTTCGAGGCTCCCGACCTGCTGAACTCCAAGCTGGTTGTTCTCTGGGGCTTCGATCCCATGGTCGCCTGGTTCGGTCATGTTCCCTACTACATGAAGCTCGCCCAGGAACGCGGCTGCAAGTTCATCCTGATCGATCCGGTATACAACGTCAGCGCCGAATGCCTGGGCGCCCAGTGGATTCCCATCCGCCCCGGCACCGACACCGCGTTCGGCCTCGCTGTCGCCCACGTCCTCTATACCGAGGATCTCTACGACCACGACTATGTTGCCGAGTGGGTCGAACCCGAGGGGTTCGAAGCATGGCGCACATACATTGTCGGCGAAGTCGACGGCGTGGAGCACACCCCTGAGTGGGCCGAGCCTATCTGCGGCATCCCCGCCGAGACCATCCGTGAATTCGCTCGCTACTACGCATCTATGAAACCTGTACACCTCCAGCAGATGTACGGCGTCTCGAAGCGCAACCTGGGCGATTACGCAGCGGCGGTCGCCATGCTCCTTCAAGCCATGACCGGCAACCTCTCCATTCCGGGCGGCTGCGAAGGCGGCGGCGCGTCTCTGGTAACCCAGCCTCGCGTGTTCCCCCCGGTTCCCGACACCGGCCAGATCAAGGGCGACGTGGTAAATCCCATCACGAACAATAACAACAAGGTCACCGAGATCATGCACTGCCAGAAGCTCTACGCTGCCGGCGAGATCACCGAAGAGGAGTTCCGTCGGCGCATCGGCTGCCCGAAGGGAAGCCCGCTTCCCAACCTCAAGATGGCCATCATCCCGAACAACTACATCAACAACCAGCACGATGTTTCCAAGCGCATGGCAGGGTTCGCCGACATGGAGTTTTCCTGGGGCTGGCAGTACTTCCCCGACCAGCCGTCCATCGAGTTTCTGGACATCGTGCTCCCGTCCCCGATCATCCAATTCGAATCCACCGACATGCACTTCTTCGGCATCAACCGCTACTGGGGCGCACCGGCCGGTATGCAGAACTACTTTTTGTTCGCAGGCAAGGGCGTCAATCCCCCGGGCGAGATCCGCTCGAAGGATTGGGTGTGGATGGAGCTGGCGCGCCGCCTCGGCTTCGCCGACAAGTACTGCCCGAAGATGCTGGACGTCACCGATTGGCGCGATTGGGACGAGCAGGTCATCGAGCGCATCTACAAACCCGCATACGAGGAGTGGGCCAAAGACGAGACCGGGATGCTGGAATACAGCGGGGTCGTGCCGCCCTCGTGGGAGGAGTTCCAGAAGATGCCGATCATCCGCGTTCCCGGCGAACCCGGCGAATGGTTCCATCCCTTCAAGAACACTATCCCGTGGGGCAGGTCTCCCTTCAAAACGCCTTCCGGCAAGATCGAATTCGAAAGCTCGTACGTGAAGAACACCGATCTGACCCAAACCCGTTACGGCGGAAAGATGGACGCCTATCCCCGCTGGCAGCCGACCTACCAGGATCTACCCGCAAACGACAGCTACTACCATCCGTGGACGAAGAACTACCCGCTGTCGATGGTCACCCCAGTTTCCACGTACCGCCAGCACTCCTCAAACGACCGGAACCCTTGGCTGAAGGGCGATTGCTACGATCACATGGTTCGCATGTCACCGGCAGATGCGGCGGACCGCGGCATCAAGACCGGCGACCGTGTTTTGGTATACAACCAGTTCGGCGAAGTGGAGATCACCGCATACGTCTCATCCAAGCTGCTTCCCGGCACAGTATCCATCGGCCACGGCGAGTGGTCCCGGTTTGACAACGTCCGCAAGTCCAAGCTCATGCCCTACGGCATCGACACTGCGGGCAACTGCAACCTCCTCATCGGGGATACGCATCTGCCCCATGTTGTAGGAGCGCTGCTGACAGCAGGTCTTGTGGAAATCAGGAAGGTAGGCGATGAGTAATGACGCAGTACGGTTTTTACTTCGACCAGGGCAGATGCTATGGCTGCAAAGCCTGCACCGTCGCGTGCAAGGATTGGAACGATATCGAGCCCGGGCCAGAAAAGTGGATGAGCGTGTACATGTGGGAGAAGGGCACGTTCCCGAATACCTCTATCGGGATCCTGGCGTTCAACTGCGGCCATTGCGATAACCCGGTATGTGTTTCCGCCTGCGATCGGGGAGCTGTGTTCAAGGAAGAGAAGTACGGTGCTGTCTTGGTCGATCAAGACTTGTGCGAGGGCGACCGCAACTGTTTTGCAGCATGCCCCTACGGTGCTCCGAAGTTCGCGAGCGACGATGCCGGCACCAAGATGAGCAAGTGCACCATGTGCATCGACCGTCTTGAGAAAGGCGAGCTGCCCACCTGCGTGGCGGCGTGTCCGATGCGCGCCTTGGATTTCGGCCCCATCGACGAGCTGGTCGAGAAGTACGGCGACATTCGCCAGATCGAGACGATGCCCTCTGCCGACATCACGACCCCCAACTGGATCGCGAAGCCGAACCCGCCCAAGGAGCAGCTGATTCCCTACGATGTTGAAAAGGCAATCGAACTTACCAAACCGCGCACGAAGACCGACGATGTGTACTCCGACATCAAGAACCTCACGGAATTCGAAAGCGACGTCATCTGCGCAACCGAACTGTGTATGAAGAACGCCACCGTCGCTGAAGTGATGGCCGCTACGTCAAGCGACCAAGGATAAGGAGCCCGCGTACTCGGGGTGCGGCCTTCAGTTCGGGCCGCACCCTTTTTTGTTTCAGATGCCAGCGATCCTCGCATTCGAGCGACGCTGCGAAACACGGCCGCTATCTGGTGCCCGAACCCGTTGCCTACCTGCGCGAGGATGCAGAGTCGCCAGTCACCGGAATGCGAATGACGACGCGGGCGCCGAGAACGCCACCCGCCCTCCCGATCCTGTTGGAAAGCTCCACCGTACCGCCGCACGAGCGCGCTGCCTCGGACGCCGTAGAAAGGCCGATGCCGTAATGCCCGCCTGAAACCGCACCGGTTCGAGAAGCATCTCCGCAAAAGAAGCGCTCGCAGCCGTGCTCGAGGGCTTCGGGCGAAAAGCCCGGCCCGTCGTCTTCGACCTCGATCGCAAAAACGGTGCGCCCATCTTCGAAGCCGAAACCGAGGTCTATTTGGTCGTGCGCGTAATCGAGCGCATTCGCAACAACGTTGAGAACGGCTCGCCCAAGCGCCTCGCGGTCAGCCTCGATACACGCGTCTGCGAGCGCCGGATCGTACGTGGCTTCAAGTGCGACATTCGCCGTACGGGCGAGAGCGCCCGCCTCGCTGCCGAGCTCGGCAGCGAAAGCGTCGAGCGAAACGGGTTCCTTCGCCCCAACTGCCGCTTCGCCGTGCGAAACCTCGATGAGCAGGCGAACGTAGTCGTCGAGCCGCTCTGCCGCCGCAGCAGCATCGCGGGCCGCAGCGGCGATATCCGCAAGCCCGTCGGACGAAGACATGCACGGCGCGTCTACCGCGCCGCAAAGATCGACTCCATGTGCAAGCCCCTCGGGCGCAAGCGAGCCCTGCGTGTCTGCCGTGCCTGAAAGCCCAGCCGTTTCAAGTGCATCCGCAAGCTTGGTCGCTGCAGGCACGCCGTGGGCATCGACTCCATGCGCAAGCCCAGCCGTCTTAGCCATATCCCCTGCTTCTTCGGCGACGTAGTCGGCGTTAGCCCGCACCACGGTGAGGGGCGTTTTGAGATCGTGGGCGAGCGCGGCTACCTGGTTTCGCTGCGCCTGCTCGGCGCGCCAATGGGCCTCAAGCGATTCTTTGAGCGAAAAGCGCATGCGCTCCATCGCCTCGAGCACCTCGTTCACCTGCCGCACATTGCTCGACCCCACCTGAAACTCGAGGTCCTCGTTCGCTATCCTGTCTGCTGCATCGGTAAGCGGTGCCATCGTGCGCGCGATAACGCGGCTCGCACGATGCGAGATGAGCAGAATGGCCGCAACGCTTCCCGCGCATGCGGCAATCAGCATGAGATCTTGGGGGTTGGGCAGCGCATCGCGCAGCGCACGTGAAGTAAACTGCGGCATGAACTCGCTTACCAACAGGCACATCGTGTTGTCGGGAAGCCTGAACACCGTGTAGGTTGCCCCGTTGCGCCCGGTTACCGCAGCAGGTTCTTTTCCGGGCTCGCCGTCCTCGCTGCCGAGACGTTCGCGAACGACATCCAGAGCAGCTTCCCGTTCTTCATCGGGTATATCGCCCGCAAGCACCGCGCCCGTATCGTCTACAAGCAGGTAGCGGTACGCAGTCGGAACCTCGTCGGCGTCGAATACCTCCGCCGAACGGAGCGCCTCGACCGTCTCTTCTATGTGGCCCGCTCCGTAACTGGCAGCATACACAGCGCCCATGTTGATCGCTATCGAGATCGCGATGAACGAAGCTGCCCACACGGCGATAAGGGCCGCGATGACGTACGCGAAATAGCGTACGATCACCAGCGAAAGAGGGATTCCCCGCTTAAAGGGTCTCAAAGCTGCCATTTGTACCCCACTCCCCAGACGGTTGCAATGGGGTCGGCACCTGCCTGGGCAAGCTTTTTGCGGGCGCGGCTCACATGCATCGATATCGCAGCGTCGTCCGAATCGCTGTCCCAACCGAGCGCCGCCTCGCGAATCTGCTCGCGCGAAAGCACCTGACCACGCCGCCGAGCAAGCAGTTCGCATAGTTCGTACTCGGTGGGCGTGAGCGCAACGGGCACGTCTTCCACGGCAATCTCTTTGGCGCCGAGGTTCAGGCGTACGTTGCCGAACGAGAGGACATGCGTGCATTCTCGCTGATCACGCCGTAGATGCGCACATATCTTCGCCCGCAGCTCGGCAGCTCCGAACGGTTTGCGCACGTAGTCGTCGGCTCCCAGGCCCAAGCCTGCGACGGCATCTTCTTCGGCCACCTTGGCCGTGAGAAACACGATGGGCCCGTCGAAGCGAGGACGGATGCACCGCACGAGATCGAACCCGTCGAGATCGGGCATCATTACATCACAGAGGATGAGGTCGAAACGCGCAAGGTCCATGTCGGGCACGCCCGCGGCCTTCGTGGTGCACACAACCTCGTGCCCGTCGCGCTTGAGCACGCGGGCAAGCGCGTCGAGGATCGCCTGCTCGTCGTCAATCGCCAGTATGCGCGCCATCGTACTCCTTTCGCTCGTCGGTCGTACGTATTGCCCTGTGTATCGGTGTCCGTCCTCTTCCGACCGGTTGCCTTCCGCCAACCGCCGCCTTTGCGGCGCTGCGGACACTTCGCCATGATACCCGACATCTTCAATGATTCCATAGCTCCGCTGTAAGCGAATCGAATGCATGATGTCCGCCAACCTCCGGTAAACGACATGTATCGGAGCGATTTATCGGGCTTAGAAAATACGAACAGGTTTTATTCGGATTCTGCATATCTGAAATGTCGTTTACCGGAGGTTGACGGACGGGCGGCGGACCCCCCCGGCGGGACCCCTCAAAGCCCAATAATCGCCGCCGTGAAGGGTTCCGTAATGCATTCCCGATGCAAGCAAATTCCTTGCTAGCGATAACCCCTGTTCACCGACTTGTCGGTTTCTCGGTGCATGCGGCAGCCTCTCACTTGCGCATCCCGTCGGTGCCTTAAAGCCCATTGAACGCTTCACGGCGGCGGTTTTTGGGCTTCGAGGCGACTTTCCGCCGCCGAAACGCCGTCGGCACATGCCCGTGCCCCGGGAAGGGCGCTGCGTCGATCTGGTTTAACAGCGGAGCATACCGTCACCGCCCAACGTATTCAGCTTGCGTCTTCCTGCAGCGCCCGTTCGGCTTCCTCGGGCACGTCGGATTCGTCGACGCCGCGGTAATGGACGCCCGATGAACCCTTAGCGTCGATTTCGAGGTAGCCCTCGCCCGTCGTTTTGCTGCCGAAGGAGATGATCGTGAGCTCGCGGATATCCCCCCGCTCGGTTGCGGCGTCGATTTTGTACACGTAATTCGTCCCGGCACCCGTCGCATCGCTATAGCTGTCCGTGTAGGCATCTGGCTCGGGCACCTGCGCCCACATCGTGATCACGGGATTGGGCATGAGCCGGTCGAGCACCGACTGCGTCGCCGCACCCCAGCCGCCCGAGCAGCTCGGCAGCAGCAGGACGAGCACCACGAGCACAGCCGCGATCGCGATCACCGAAACCGTTCGGCGCTGCATTCGCTTTCCAGAATCACGCATAGCTTCTTCCTTCCTCGAACTTCTCGAACCACACAAAGAGTCCCGCAAGCGCCGCCACCAACACGACCGAGCACAAGGAACCGGCAACCATCGCAGCATCGCCAACCTGCGAAACGACCTCGATCTGCCCTTGCGCCGAGGCAAGAGCGCCCTCGATTGCAAGCGACCCTAAACGCGTCGGCAGAGCGAACGGCTCGAGGCCGAGCAAGCCCGACCCCACCGCCGTAAGCTCGCCGGT is part of the Raoultibacter phocaeensis genome and harbors:
- a CDS encoding sensor histidine kinase yields the protein MAALRPFKRGIPLSLVIVRYFAYVIAALIAVWAASFIAISIAINMGAVYAASYGAGHIEETVEALRSAEVFDADEVPTAYRYLLVDDTGAVLAGDIPDEEREAALDVVRERLGSEDGEPGKEPAAVTGRNGATYTVFRLPDNTMCLLVSEFMPQFTSRALRDALPNPQDLMLIAACAGSVAAILLISHRASRVIARTMAPLTDAADRIANEDLEFQVGSSNVRQVNEVLEAMERMRFSLKESLEAHWRAEQAQRNQVAALAHDLKTPLTVVRANADYVAEEAGDMAKTAGLAHGVDAHGVPAATKLADALETAGLSGTADTQGSLAPEGLAHGVDLCGAVDAPCMSSSDGLADIAAAARDAAAAAERLDDYVRLLIEVSHGEAAVGAKEPVSLDAFAAELGSEAGALARTANVALEATYDPALADACIEADREALGRAVLNVVANALDYAHDQIDLGFGFEDGRTVFAIEVEDDGPGFSPEALEHGCERFFCGDASRTGAVSGGHYGIGLSTASEAARSCGGTVELSNRIGRAGGVLGARVVIRIPVTGDSASSRR
- a CDS encoding helix-turn-helix transcriptional regulator, which produces MEAKKPKDAAAKTASSPHNATMSPVLQAPVRTTSRTAADPIGAEPEKEGEPPAWARYTNIPFRLLGYGILMGWHFLLIYFSTAAAATEPDAHVLLLRQLTLNAALAVTFIGLSLTGRAPQVLKPLLSLPAISGVAATGTAATAGIIYAQLFGANIATVACMAVAGASEGLLLFAWLHFYSETETNYATQYIATSIVIGALAAFFIRHLTVEIAWGCFVTLPAISAAMLAISIRQTPVRSADRGGRGLTDHKGAVRPLVACAANLAVFSAAFGFLQGSILPDGNTVLAAFTPNAAIGAAAAGAMAMVVYRKIAGRRAPELLRRVSIVVFAAGVMGAVYPWAPAKEIAGMAIMAGFMIVDITSLVHVVKVIRSYDIASAFAIGLNRAVEYSAFGVSIAAGALLARTAGADPLYPLYVGGAVTILTLAYVMACMGGGPLDWIASLFPEKALAEEGEETLSSSPHGAAASNAPCDARPGQLTLGYFRLKCRAVCEQSNLSPRESEVLVLMAKGRNAEYIQNALTISNYTARTHIANVYRKCDVHSLQELIDKVEQTDVENA
- a CDS encoding 4Fe-4S dicluster domain-containing protein; translation: MTQYGFYFDQGRCYGCKACTVACKDWNDIEPGPEKWMSVYMWEKGTFPNTSIGILAFNCGHCDNPVCVSACDRGAVFKEEKYGAVLVDQDLCEGDRNCFAACPYGAPKFASDDAGTKMSKCTMCIDRLEKGELPTCVAACPMRALDFGPIDELVEKYGDIRQIETMPSADITTPNWIAKPNPPKEQLIPYDVEKAIELTKPRTKTDDVYSDIKNLTEFESDVICATELCMKNATVAEVMAATSSDQG
- a CDS encoding response regulator transcription factor, which codes for MARILAIDDEQAILDALARVLKRDGHEVVCTTKAAGVPDMDLARFDLILCDVMMPDLDGFDLVRCIRPRFDGPIVFLTAKVAEEDAVAGLGLGADDYVRKPFGAAELRAKICAHLRRDQRECTHVLSFGNVRLNLGAKEIAVEDVPVALTPTEYELCELLARRRGQVLSREQIREAALGWDSDSDDAAISMHVSRARKKLAQAGADPIATVWGVGYKWQL
- a CDS encoding molybdopterin-containing oxidoreductase family protein, producing MSRESIVEKLSERHEGVEHFYTTCHNNGCWDATCLIKCSVKDGKIVSIEPDDSVNAGVAREDDDEQAVQTGMLQARACPMGHAWRQELYSEDRLLYPMKRVGEKGAGKGHFERISWEEALDTIASKMKQMAEENPDNPWLYYCYYVAFESSDFPFASYMPGTITGWGDHSTSGGAAAEDFHLGVRLTDILIKGTSDAYPGFEAPDLLNSKLVVLWGFDPMVAWFGHVPYYMKLAQERGCKFILIDPVYNVSAECLGAQWIPIRPGTDTAFGLAVAHVLYTEDLYDHDYVAEWVEPEGFEAWRTYIVGEVDGVEHTPEWAEPICGIPAETIREFARYYASMKPVHLQQMYGVSKRNLGDYAAAVAMLLQAMTGNLSIPGGCEGGGASLVTQPRVFPPVPDTGQIKGDVVNPITNNNNKVTEIMHCQKLYAAGEITEEEFRRRIGCPKGSPLPNLKMAIIPNNYINNQHDVSKRMAGFADMEFSWGWQYFPDQPSIEFLDIVLPSPIIQFESTDMHFFGINRYWGAPAGMQNYFLFAGKGVNPPGEIRSKDWVWMELARRLGFADKYCPKMLDVTDWRDWDEQVIERIYKPAYEEWAKDETGMLEYSGVVPPSWEEFQKMPIIRVPGEPGEWFHPFKNTIPWGRSPFKTPSGKIEFESSYVKNTDLTQTRYGGKMDAYPRWQPTYQDLPANDSYYHPWTKNYPLSMVTPVSTYRQHSSNDRNPWLKGDCYDHMVRMSPADAADRGIKTGDRVLVYNQFGEVEITAYVSSKLLPGTVSIGHGEWSRFDNVRKSKLMPYGIDTAGNCNLLIGDTHLPHVVGALLTAGLVEIRKVGDE
- a CDS encoding MFS transporter, translated to MSEKDQSFSMGRRWLVFSIVFIIGILSAYSMFKAPPLFSTIIPELGFTDENIGWVMSMFSIIGVVLAFPAGAILAKLGIKKSLVITAASLAIGSAIGAVANDVPVLLASRFIEGIGMGLISVVGPAAIATIIPRAKQGLAMGIWSVWFPAGTVLAFNTAPALAASLGWRSVWWVAAALCLAALVFALVCYAQPPAEKVEEGHVAGGITRKPDMFSIMMVAIAFMTWNAFNAGAISSFYPTFLADVHAMDPQTSGFVASITNLCVLALGPISGIVSDKLGTRKGLLVFAFVGAVVFLTFGFSDNLALIYVFVIGFAFFSASCATGTFSIIPELTHQPEKIGFSMAIVAFLQNLGIVIGSAVFPVVAAGLAWDWNTASLAFCVPLAVVGLICVILVREKANRS